Proteins from a single region of Pseudomonas ekonensis:
- a CDS encoding TetR/AcrR family transcriptional regulator, whose protein sequence is MAQNKPTAGKGRGRPRAYDPQTALQQALGVFWNTGYSAASLDSIASAAGMNRPSLYAAFGDKHALYIKALDQYWDTAHAAMQEALNDSSLTLEQALTRFYEGQLSIYFSGDGAPRGCFAIGTATTEAVEDPEIREVLSRRLSQLDADLEQRLRRAVESGELKASVDAAALALLASSLLHSISIRARAGKSRQELTEQAQGAVRVICG, encoded by the coding sequence ATGGCACAAAATAAACCGACAGCAGGAAAAGGCCGCGGCCGTCCGCGTGCCTACGATCCGCAAACGGCGCTGCAACAGGCCCTGGGCGTGTTCTGGAACACCGGCTATTCCGCCGCCTCGCTGGACAGCATCGCCAGCGCCGCCGGCATGAACCGCCCCAGCCTGTACGCTGCGTTCGGCGACAAGCACGCGCTGTACATCAAGGCGCTCGATCAGTATTGGGACACGGCGCACGCCGCCATGCAGGAAGCGCTGAACGACAGCAGCCTGACCCTGGAGCAGGCGCTGACGCGGTTCTACGAAGGGCAGTTGTCGATCTACTTTTCCGGCGACGGCGCGCCGCGAGGCTGCTTCGCAATCGGCACGGCGACCACCGAGGCGGTGGAGGATCCGGAGATCCGCGAGGTGCTGTCGCGGCGCCTCAGCCAGCTGGATGCGGACCTGGAGCAGCGCCTGCGCCGGGCCGTCGAGTCCGGCGAGCTGAAGGCCAGCGTGGATGCGGCGGCGTTGGCCCTGCTCGCGTCGTCGCTGCTGCACAGCATTTCGATCCGGGCACGGGCGGGCAAGTCACGTCAGGAGCTGACCGAACAGGCCCAAGGCGCCGTGCGGGTGATCTGTGGGTGA